The sequence GCACCCGTAACAGCTTGGCCTGGACCGTGAGCGACAACTCGCCTACTTCATCGAGAAACAGCGTGCCGCCATTGGCCAGTTCAAACTTGCCCCGGCGCTCATTCAGCGCCCCGGTAAAGGCGCCGCGCACATGGCCGAACAGTTCGCTTTCCACCAGGGTTTCCGGCAGCGCCGCGCAGTTGAGGCTGATCAGTGGTTTCTCGGCCCGCGGCGAGGCGGCGTGAATGGCCTGGGCCACCAGCTCCTTGCCGACGCCGGTTTCGCCGGTGATCAACACCGTCAGGTCGCTGCCGCCCACCAGTTTGATCTCCTCCACCAGGCGCTTGTGGCTCTTGCTCTGGCCGATCATTTCCTTGTGCTGCTGGCCGCTGGCCTGGCGGTAGATCTCGGCGCGCTGGTGCTCGTCTTCGGCACGAATGGCCAGGCGTTCGATGCGCTCGGCGGCATTGACCGTGGCGGCGGCGAGGCTGGCGAAGGCTTGCAGAGCGTCCAGCTCGACCCGTTCGAAACGCTCGATGTCGAGGGCGTCGAGGGTCAGCAGGCCCCAGGGTCGGTCGTCGATAAACAGCGGGCAGCCCATGCAATCGTGAACTTCCAGATGGCCGTGCAGGCCATCCACCAAGCCGTCGTAGGGGTCGGGCAGTTTGCTGTCACTGTCAAAGCGGGTTGGGCCGGTGCTGCTGAGCAGCACCTCGAAGCGCGGGTGTTCGCTGATCTTGAAGCGCCGCCCCAGGGTATCGGCGCTCAAGCCATCCACTGCCAAGGGCACCAGCCATTCACCGTCCAGGCGCAGCAACGCGGCGGCGTCGCACGGCAGCAGGGCGCGCATGGCCTGGAGCAAGCGTCGATAGCGTTCGCCTTCGGGCAGTTCGCGAGACAGGTCGGCGACCAGGGGCAGCAGGGTGGTGAGCAGCGATTGCGCAGTCATAATGACTCCTTGTAGTCCTAATGACTATAAGTCGTAGGAGGTCATACTGACTACATATAAATTAAGTGATTGAAAATTAACGATTTATTTATT is a genomic window of Pseudomonas sp. ADAK18 containing:
- the norR gene encoding nitric oxide reductase transcriptional regulator NorR; amino-acid sequence: MTAQSLLTTLLPLVADLSRELPEGERYRRLLQAMRALLPCDAAALLRLDGEWLVPLAVDGLSADTLGRRFKISEHPRFEVLLSSTGPTRFDSDSKLPDPYDGLVDGLHGHLEVHDCMGCPLFIDDRPWGLLTLDALDIERFERVELDALQAFASLAAATVNAAERIERLAIRAEDEHQRAEIYRQASGQQHKEMIGQSKSHKRLVEEIKLVGGSDLTVLITGETGVGKELVAQAIHAASPRAEKPLISLNCAALPETLVESELFGHVRGAFTGALNERRGKFELANGGTLFLDEVGELSLTVQAKLLRVLQSGQLQRLGSDQEHQVDVRLIAATNRDLAEEVRNGRYRADFYHRLSVYPLQVPALRERGRDVLLLAGFFLEQNRSRMGLGSLRLTSDAQAALLAYAWPGNVRELEHLIGRSALKALGNCRERPKILSLSAQDLDLPNVSAPQLEEQPVAALPEVTGDLRLATENYQRQVISDCLERHQRNWASAARELGLDRANLGRMAKRLGMK